Below is a genomic region from Hyphomicrobium nitrativorans NL23.
TCTCGCCTCGCGTCGCCGAGGGCGAAGATCGCAAGGAGCTGTCCGCGGTCGCGGCGGCGATCGATCACCAGCATAATGCGCGCCGTCGTCTGATCGACGGCCAGATGACCAACGGCTCGGTGACGTTCGCCAAGCGCCGCGTGGTCGATATCGGCGGCGAGCGCCAGACGATCGAGGTGACCGCGACCGACGAGGATTTGACGGTCGGCTTCCTCGGTACGGACGGGGCCGTCGAGCAGTCGCTCGCGGTGAAGTCCGACTGGAAGGCCGGTGATCCGGTTTGGCGGGGCAGCGTCGGCGGCAAGGCGGTGTCGGTGCAGGTGCGCCCGATCCTCAACGGCGTGACGCTCTCCTATCGCGGCATTCAGAGCCCGGTCTACGTGTATACCGAGCGCGAGGCGGAGCTGGTGTCGTTGATGCCGGTGAAGGCCGCGGCCGACATGAGCAAATTCCTGCTGTGCCCGATGCCGGGTCTCGTCAAGGCGATCCACACCAGCGAGGGCGCGGAAGTGAAGGCGGGCGATGCGCTGGCGGTCGTCGAGGCCATGAAGATGGAGAACATTCTCCGGGCCGAGCGCGACGGCGTGGTCAAGAAGGTCAACGCGAAAGCCGGCGACAGCCTGGCCGTCGATGCCGTGATCCTGGAGTTCGCGTGAGATGACGAACGCGCCGCGCAAACTCATCTCGTCCGGATCTCCGTTCGAGCTTGAGATGGGCTACTCGCGCGCTGTCGTGGACGGGCGCTGGGTGTTCGTCTCCGGTACGACGGGTTTCAATTACGAGACCATGTCGATTTCGGAGGACGTGACCGCGCAGGCCGACCAGTGCTTCCGCAACATCGCCAAGGCGCTGGAGCAGGCGGGCGCGAGCCTCGCCGACGTCGTGCGGGTGAAGTACATTTTTACCAGCCCTCAGGACTTCAAGCCGTGTCTTCCGGTGATGAAGACCTATTTCGGCGAGGTGAGGCCGGCTGCGACGCTGATTATCGCAGGTCTGGTCGATCCTGCGATGAAGATCGAGATCGAGGTCACGGCGCTGAAGCCGGATTGACCCCTGCAGGACATTCGATGATAGGCACCCGCACCGCGCACGTCAGAATTGAAGGTCTCGTGCAGAAGGTGGGATACCGTGCCTGGACGCAGAGGGTGGCGACCGAGCTTAAGCTCACAGGCTGGGTGCGCAATCTGGCGGATGGCGCGGGCGAGGCCGTGTTCCAGGGTGAGAACGAGAGCGTCGCGGAGATGATCTCCCGCTGCGGGCGCGGGCCTCAAGGGGCCGTCGTGAAACAGGTCGAGATTCTCGGCGAGGAGGTCATGGGCACCTTCGAGGGGTTCGAGGTCAGGGCGACAGCGGCGGCGGATACCGGCTCGGACCAGAACCTCTGCTAGCCCAGGCGGGCGGCGGCGCGGCGCAGGCCCTGGATGATCAGCTCGTACGTTTCCTCGTCGCGGGCTTCCGGATAAACCATGTAGACCGGATAGACGAAGCGGCGCGCGCGCTTGGGCTGATGCAGGCGGCCACGGGTGACGTAGGGCTTTACGATGCGGGCCGGGAAGTAGGCCGAGGCTTCCGTCGCGAGCAGGTAATCGAGCCCGACGGAGCCGAGATCGAGCCGCAGCCCAGGGTTCGTGAGCTCCGGGTAGGCGGCGGCGTGATCCTGCTGGAAGTCCGGACCCCAATCCACCAGCACGTATTCGCCGGGCTCGCGCTTGCCGGGCGGGGCCTTCCCGCTCGTCACCAGCACGAATTCCTCGTCGAACAGGTGCTCGACCACGTGGCCCGGAGGCTGGATGGGGCGGTACATCACCGCGAGATCGAGCGTGCCCTCGATGAGGCGCTGGGTGAGCACGGGCGATGCCGCCGAGAAGGCCGAGACCGCGATATCGGAGTTGGTCGCGCGGAGGCGTGCCACCCATTTCAACAGGAAGCCCTGCCACAGACCTTGAGAGGCGCCGACCGCGAGGTGGTCGCTGTGCTGATCCACCAGGCTGACTTCGAGCTGCGCGCGCTGCCAGACGCGGACGAGCGCGAGCGCGTGTTTGCGGAACTGCTCGCCCGCGGCCGTGAGGTCCGCGCCGGACTTGGAGCGATGGAACAGCGAACAGCCGAGGAGATCCTCAAGGCCTTTGATGCGGGCGGAGACGGTGGACTGCGTGATGTTGAGCTTCACGGCGGCTTCGATGAAGCTGCCGGTCTCCGCGACCATCAGGAACGTTCGCGCGAGATTGATGTCCATTTATTGCTCATAACGCGCACTTAAAAAGCACCAAACTATCTATCGAAAACTTCGATAGGCGTCACCGGAAATTTCCGTTTGAAGGAGGAAATGATTCTCCTCACATTGCGAAAAGACCCGCCGACGAGTCGGGTCGAATCGAGCCCGGTGTGTGCCGGGTGTTCAATGGAAGGACTAACGACTATGGCTAAAGCTGCTAAGAAACCTGCCGCTAAGAAGCCCGCCGCGAAGAAGCCTGCGGCGAAGAAGGCGAAGAAGAAGTAATCAGTTTCAATTGGAGCGCTTGTTGCCGGCTGTGGTTCTTGATCGCGTCATATCGGGGCTTCTGATCGCAGTCCTCCTTTTTCCCTCGGCCGCTCTGCCGGCTTCGATCACAAATCGGGACGATCGGGACCGCAAGGTCACCATCATCGAGGGAAGCACCCCAAAGACCCTGGTTCTCAAGCCGAACGAGGCGATCGATGGGATTTGCAAGGTGGGATGCTTGATCAGGATCGACGACAGTCGAGAAGACCCGTTCGAGCTCGAA
It encodes:
- a CDS encoding LysR family transcriptional regulator; the encoded protein is MDINLARTFLMVAETGSFIEAAVKLNITQSTVSARIKGLEDLLGCSLFHRSKSGADLTAAGEQFRKHALALVRVWQRAQLEVSLVDQHSDHLAVGASQGLWQGFLLKWVARLRATNSDIAVSAFSAASPVLTQRLIEGTLDLAVMYRPIQPPGHVVEHLFDEEFVLVTSGKAPPGKREPGEYVLVDWGPDFQQDHAAAYPELTNPGLRLDLGSVGLDYLLATEASAYFPARIVKPYVTRGRLHQPKRARRFVYPVYMVYPEARDEETYELIIQGLRRAAARLG
- a CDS encoding acylphosphatase; protein product: MIGTRTAHVRIEGLVQKVGYRAWTQRVATELKLTGWVRNLADGAGEAVFQGENESVAEMISRCGRGPQGAVVKQVEILGEEVMGTFEGFEVRATAAADTGSDQNLC
- a CDS encoding RidA family protein encodes the protein MTNAPRKLISSGSPFELEMGYSRAVVDGRWVFVSGTTGFNYETMSISEDVTAQADQCFRNIAKALEQAGASLADVVRVKYIFTSPQDFKPCLPVMKTYFGEVRPAATLIIAGLVDPAMKIEIEVTALKPD